The sequence tcagtttggtaataatgaattaacatgttaactaatgaagccttAGGTCATCAAgtgttactgaacaataacaaataatcagaaaacaaaaagggcatgttgtagtccattttaaaatataaaaatgtttaagtttgaaaataaatagcctattaagCCTTTAAGTATTTGGTGTTGTGATGGACAACATTGAGAttacaaaagcattttaaaaacgtcACTATCGCAGCTGCTTTGTTTGTGGGGTTTCtggggtaaccgctgcatttctgctgttccatcaccgccctctgctgtcagagagtgtaCGTGCACTTTCATTCAACGCGTCTCCACTCGTTCTgccatgtgcttctcatgcATGTTGGGTTTGTTTACATAGTGAGCGTGCCCCTTTCATTATCCCCTTTcatcaccctcatgctgttccacacccgtaagaccttcgttaatcttcggaacacaaattaagatatttttgacgaaatctgatggctccgtgaggccctgcatagggagcaatgacatttccgctctcaagatccattaatgtactaaaaacatatttaaatcagttcatgtgagtacagtgcttcaatataataatattataaagccacgagaatatttttggtgcgccaaaaaaaaaaaaaatgacttatatagtgatggacgatttcaaaacactgcttcaggaagcttcggagcgttaattttaattcggagcgccaaagtcacgtgatttcagcagtttgacacgcaatccgaatcatgattcgacacaaaagattcataacgctccgaagcttcatgatgcattgttttgaaatcacccatcactatttaagtcgttattttgtttttttggcgcaccaaaaatattctcgtggctttataatattaatattgaaccactgtactcacttgaactgatttaaatatgtttgctcaggcctcacggagtcatcagatttcatcaaaaatatcttaatttgtgttctgaagatgaacgaaggtcttacgggtgtggaacgacataaaagtgagtaattaatgacaatttcatttttgggtgaactaaccctttaactggaAAGATCAGAAGCAAAGAcactggttaataaagtgagattgaatacattcattttgaggaacactgaatctgtttttgtggaAGATGAGTACATGCCTGCTCACATTTaatctagaactacaataaccatcatgtttacactaCTTACtcgaaaaaagtaatctgattacacaACTCGCGtcacttgtaatgtgttacacTTATTTTGTGAAGATTTcagagggctgtttcataaaacaagattaCAAAACAAGCCAGGCTTATTTTAGTTAGTCAGACTTATTGTCAGCGaattctgtttcataaaacaaacaaatttgttaaaacttagttactctggcaacttatgcatataatatatatatatatatatatatatatatatatatatatatatatatatatatatatatatatatatatatatatgcatgctCCCCCCAGAAAAATTAGgtttccctggtgtacatatgtgcattttaatacgttttaaggccaacaaattgtaAGATTGTACACACTTCAGCTGTAATATGAAGGATCGGTTGAAAGGCGTTAGGATTATTCAccttctgttgttgttgttggatCAGCTCATCTCTGGTCTTGAAAACAGGAGCGTCCTCCACATCAATCCCATCAGccatctctctcactctctccaGCAGCTCTGGGTTGTACCTGCAGAGTAACATGAGAACATGAACAACACAACACTGTATTTTATTCAACAGATAAGCAGAATAACTGCAGCAAAAAGAGAGAAAAGTGCCATAAAGACATTTAGGACAGACGATGAAACAAGATCTTTGTTTCTTTCTCGCATATCTCACAATAAAGCATGTCAACAAATGCTGGCCGGTCAGTGTTTGTGTTTCTGACCTGCAGCCCAGGAACACGTTGTTCGCCCACACCATAGACATCGCGAGCAGATGATCCACTCGAGACTCTTCCTCTTCATAGTTGCTGATGTTCCTGAATAAAAACTCCCTCCTGTACTTCCACTGCTTGTCGCTTTCGGACAGGCCGCGAAACTTCTCGACAAAGTCTGCCAACAGCCTGTTTTGTCCGATGAAATCTTCGACATCTGTAGTCGCCATCTTTGAGAGATGACGTCACTACTGTTTTCCTTCTTTTCACTTTATTGTCGGCTGCCAGACCAGCTTTTGGTGCACTACCGCCACCAACTGAGCTGGAGTGCGAATTATTGAtgggaaattaatattttacttGCATTACATGAATTTACTCATttacacaaaaacagattcagtatttctcaaaaagaaaaacagtgaAAACTCAGAATATGCAATAATATGTAAATTTAcacaaatacactttatttaattaaaatttattaaccaatgtctttgctgcgaATGAGCAAAAACTTTGTACggagccccggacatgacatgcaggaaaaaaatagtaggctaaatcgtgcgcacgatttactatttcgttcccgctacttactaaaacgtgcgcatgacttactattcgttccctcgatttactaaaacgtgcgcatgacttactattCGTTcactcgatttactaaaacgtgcgcacgatttactattcgttccctcaatttactaaaacgtgcgcacgatttactattcgttccctcaatttactaaaacgtgcgcacaatttactattagttccctcaatttactaaaacgtgcgcacaatttactattcgttccctcaatttactaaaacgtgcgcacgatttactattcgttccctcaatttactaaaacgtgcacacgatttactattcgttccctcaatttactaaaacgtgcgcacgatttactattcgttccctcaatttactaaaacgtgcgcacgatttactattcgttccctcgatttactaaaacgtgcgcacaatttactattcgttccctcaatttactaaaacgtgcgcacgatttactattcgttccctcaatttactaaaacgtgctcacaatttactattcgttccctcgattttctaaaacgtgcgcacgatttactattcgttccctcgatttactaaaacgtgcacacgatttactattcgttccctcgatttactaaaatgtgcgcacgatttactattcgttccatcgatttactaaaacgtgcgcgcgatttactctttcgttccctcgatttactaaaacgtgcgcatgacttactattcgttcccttgatttactaaaacgtgcgcacgatttactattcgttccctcaatttactaaaatgtgcacACGATTAACTAttccttccctcgatttactaaaatgtgcgcacaatttactattcgttccctcgatttactaaaacgtgcgcacgatttactattctttccctcgatttactaaaacgtgcgcacgatttactatttcattccctcgatttactaaaacatgcacacgatttactaattaattcccttgatttactaaaacgtgcccACCGCTTActattcgttccctcgatttactaaaacgtgcacaccGCTTActattcgttccctcgatttactaaaacgtgcccACCGCTTActattcgttccctcgatttactaaaacgtgcgcaccgTTTActattcgttccctcgatttactaaaacgtgcacaccGCTTActattcgttccctcgatttactaaaacgtgcgcaccgCTTActattcgttccctcgatttactaaaacgtgcgcacgttttactattcgttccctcgatttactaaaacgtgcgcacgatttactatttcattccttcgatttactaaaacatgcgcacgatttactaattcattcccttgatttactaaaacatgcgcacgatttactaattcattcccttgatttactaaaacgtgcgcacgatttactatttactactatttttttcttgcatgtcatgtgcagggctccatacatttgtgtttctttttcatGTCTTATTGCATaagtaagagtgttgaactttcttcttcTGTGATCCAGTATGGCAGCACGTCTGAAAGGATTGtctgagctgcgccctctactgtacaggtgtgaatttaCGTTTCCTTAGTCTCAGGCTTATGCTGCCCTCACGTGCTCACTGAATTATCATAAATATGAGTTTCCTAGGTATaaaattgcacatgaatgcCCTCTCATGTCGAAACTTGAATGCGATAAGCTCAtaatcacgacttcagaagtgggaattatcaaatttccgaTAGCGCGTGAAAGGCagcattatttatttcacttttggtgtgaaagggcctttacatttgccaaaaatagaatttttatttgttattaaaaaacaaacaagcaaactcaacccagatgagaaaaagtaaagcaaaagtaatgtaacgcattattttccataaaacgcaattagttacttttttagggagtaactcgaaattgtaatgcattacttttaaaagtaactttgatCTGAACGTTCATTTCATCCACCTACTGAAAAGCAATTCTTCTTCTAGCGTTTATTGGCGGTTGGCAAATCAGCGTATAGGAGaattaccgccacctactggactgGAGTGTGGATTGAAGATTGGCgacaacaataaaaacaaacaaacccacAAAAACCTTATATATTTTCTCCAGCAGGGCCGTTTCAAGAATTTCATTACGGCGcatattatttttcttcaattcaatttaaattcAATTCATCTTTATTAGTCAATTCTACTATATGTTCAAGACATACAAAGGATTGAAATTCTGTTTCCCTCAGACCCATAGTATaaattgccaacaaaacacaaaacaagattgaaaaataaataaaataaaatacaatacaatacatacAACAAACATATCACATAAAAGTTTAAATATTCTTCCATTCATGACGGATGCACTTAAATATGAACTGGGTTTTATAtcgcagtgtttattataaatgatttatcagtgcacattgttgttttaacttagggatgcacaatatatcagcCACAATATCGGTATCgatgttcattttcatgttaTTGTTATCGGCCGATAAGAACatatattaaagccgataaataatggattatttccttcagctgagagacttcagatgtgcactgttcaccatgatggttctgaattgcttgaaatatgaaaaaataacttcaaaaagaaaaaatacagttaaagttgccctagaatgctttttcacaagatgtaatataagtctaaggtgtcccctgaatgtgtctgtgaagtttcagctcaaaataccccatagatttttttaaattaatttttttaactgcctattttggggcatcattaaatatgcgccgattcagcatgcttcccctttaaatcctcgcactccccgcccccgagctcgcgactctataatacattgcataaacaaagttcagacagctaatataaccctcaaatggatctttacaaaatgttcatcatgcatgctgcatgcatgcatcagatcatgtaagtatggtatttatttagatgtttacatttgattctgaatgagtttgatagtgctccgtgactaatgggctaaagctaacattacacactgttggagagatttataaagaatgaagttgtgtttatgaattatacagactgcaagtgtttaaaaatgaaaatagcgacggctcttgtctccgtgaatatagtaataaacgatggtaactttaaccacatttaacagtacattagcaacatgctaacgaaacatttagaaagaaaatttacaaatatcactaaaaatatcatgatatcatggatcatgtcagttattatcgctccatctgccatttttcactattgttcttgcttgcttacctagtctgatgattcagctgtgcacagatccagacgttaatactggctgcccttgtgtaatgccttgaacatgagctggcatatgcaaatattgggggcgtacatattaatgatcccgactgttacataacagtcagcgttatgttgagattcacctgttcttcagaggtcttttaaacaaatcaaatttacttaaggaggaaacaatggtgtttgagactcactgtatgtcatttccatgtactgaactcttgttattcaactatgccaaggtaaattcaattttcaattctatggcacctttaagtacaaCGTGCAGCACAAatctgtcatataggctacataatattatattgaGAATATAATAATCGTGTgtttgggacatggctttttATTGATGaggcttttgtttttgtaatcaggctctcaaaaattatataacattttggatttagatttattggccaatatatcagttatcggctttcaaatatagaGAATTATCAGTTATCGGTACCagccaaaattttcatatcggtgcatccctatttTAAATTCAAGTTctggtaatcttgaatcagaatatcttctcctccctcttgcagcatctcttctcttctctgatgatgagggtggggcaacctgtcactcacatgagatccaccaataacaaaccacaaccatccactCAATTCCCCACATACAAAATCAACATTTGTTCTGGTTTGCAAAgcagtttcactcagatatatgacacaatagagaagaaaagaccaAGTAAACTTCACTTTCATGCCGACTTAAAACACATTTACTTCACCATGAGAGATTTTCATAAGCTATTGTTGGCAACACCGATAAATGTTGGTCGAATGGGTGCAGATGGTCAAAGGTATCCACAACACTGCATGCACTGCagcactcattcattcattttttcacatgcttcgttctgtaaaactaaaattattCTAAATTCATAAAATCAGGTTTATGTTGTTCGTGCCATAAACAGGGTTTCATACGCACGTCACATCATTCCTGTAACTCACAAGTTTATAGTGTGATAGTTTTACATCTCTCGGCCACAGACAGACTCTGAAACAGACTGCTATGGCAAAATAATGGCATGTTTTATGAGAAAATCTGATGAGTTGTCTGCTCGGTCAGGCCAACGCTATAATTTGGAACACGAATGTGCTTCTGCTGCAGAACTGAACGATTATTTACAACAACCATTACAGTCTAATATGACTCATATTGTTGCGGTTCTGTCCTGCAGCCCTCGAACTACTGCTATATTATTCACGTTTCAAAGCATCAAGATGCAGGTCTCACGCTGAGGTGTGATTAGTTACAACTCAATGACTGAGATTCATTTTTAACCATCAAAAGTCTGAATATGACAATATTGTTTAACAGAGGCAGGAAGGGTGTTGAATAATAGTCTAATGTTTATGACTCAAACCTTGTGCTTATAATTTAATTGGTtaactatattattattattattaatatcaaaatttataaatgcattttatttcaatagaTATCTTCTCTCTTGTCTGAAACAGCTTCTCTCAGCAATGTGTTTGAGTGATTTTAGTGAATGAAGTCGGTTCTGCTCAAGTTCTGTTTCGGTTTGAAACAACTTCTTTTTGCTTCAAAAGTGCGATTTTTCACAATTAATGCCACTTGAATACTTTGAAATGCCTCTgcactcttaaagggacagttcacctaaaaaaatgaaattctgtaatcatttattcaccctcaagatgttccaaacctgtatgagtttctttcttctgctgaacacaaaattaatatttttctatacatccacccacccatccatcatccaaccatacatccatctatccatccgtccgtccttCCATcaggacagatggatggatggatggttggacgGACGGATGTATGTATGgacagatgatggatggatggacgaatggatggatggatggacggatggatgtatggacagatggatggacggatgatggatggacggatggatgaatagatgaaTGATGGATGGACGAATCATCTGTCCACCCACCCacctgtccgtccatccatccatccgtccatgcATCAACCCATCTGTCCATCATCCGTCCAtcagttcatccatccatccatctgtccacacatccatccgtccatccatccatccatccatcatttgtctattcatccatccgtccatccatccatcattcgtctattcatccatccgtctgtccatccgtccatGCATCCACCCATCTGTCCACCCACCCATCATTCCTCTATTCATtcatctttccatccatccgtccatccatccatccatccatccacccatctatccatctatacatccatctttccatccatccatccatccatccatccatcaatctatctatctatcaagtTCACACAGGTTTAGGGATCACAACACTGACCAGATTTGTCTTTTATCATTTCAAACCGAAACAACTTCTTTTTGCTTCACAAGTGCGATTTTTCACAATAAATGCCACTtgaatattttgaaatgcatgACATCAAGATATTAAAGTCCAAGTATGTTTTCAGGCCTCTgcactcttaaagggacagttcacccaaaaaatgaaattctgtcttcatttattcaccctcaagatgttccaaacctgaatgagtttctttcttctgctgaacacaaaaattatatttttctatccatccatccatccatccacccacccatccatcatctgtccatccatccttctgtccatccatccgtccatgcATCTgcccatctgtccatccatccatccatcatccgtCTATCTGTTCATCCGTCcttccacccacccatccatccatccgtccatccatccacccatctgtccttccacccacccatccatccatctattcatccatctgtccatccttcatttgttcatacatccatccatgcatccacctgtccatccatccatccgtccgtcatCTGTCCATCCATACATCCGTCCATGCATAAACCTGTCCATCTATCATCTGTCCATACATCCATCATTCATCCGTCCTTCCAGCCacccatccatccgtccatacatccacccatccatccatctattcatccgtccatctattcatccatccgtctatccgtCCATAcatctacccatccatccatgcatccgtccatccatctgtccatgcATCCACCCATCTGTCATCCATCCTTCCGTCCATCCATacatctattcatccatccatccatccttccctCGTCCATACATCCACCCATCCGtccatctattcatccatccatctaagaAACATTGCTTTTCTAGTTAAAAATCACAGTAATTAATATGAACTCTTTGCATTTTAATTCTACTTGCATTCAGATTCGAATTGCAGATATGCACACAACATTAATTGCGGCCGATAAAGGCTGAACACGACATCTTTATAAATGATCAAAGAagctattttgaataaattattttaaacagtTGGTTGGTTAGGTTTCAAACATTCTTCagaacatattttttatgttcAACAGGACAAAGTACCTcagacaggtttggaacaacttgaaggtgaataaatgatgacagaattttcatttttgggtgaactatccctttaaaacaaataaaaattctttCCGTTGCTCAAAATGTTCTTTACAGAACTGATCAATGAAAGGTTCATCACTGCCACCTCTTGGAGCATTACATCTGCCTCATCACAGCGCTTATACAGTGTTATAACCGAATCACGTGACTTTAATGTTCCCTCATTATAAGAAACTTTAACGTCAGATACTAACTGTGATGCATTTCACATCTAAACCCAAGTAAAGTTGTCCTCTTGCAGGGAAAACTGAAGATGTCATATTTGTTGTGTCAAACGGCATTTCCTCTTTCGTGTTTGTTCATGGCTCCCCCCATCGGATTCACTGTAAAATGGTCGATTATTTTAGCGAACCGCCCCGTTCACTCATTTGAGGAGAGAAGCCGCTGACTTTCTTCTTCATGCTCGCTTCTTGATGGACATTACACAACTTGACAGGTAACGCGACGCGCTTTCGCTGCGTTTTCCTCCAGCTCGTGTGATGCTCACGCGCACGAACTGTGTTTTCTCGGCTCGCTTGTAACGGAAATTTTTGGTACGTCATTAATATGGCGCCAAAAGAGTTATAAGAGTGAGCTTATGTTGCTGCTCGCGTTCACTCAGACCAACACAAACAACATGATAAACCTGAAATTCAGACGCTGAAGTCGATGGCTTGTCACGACACTGGAGCAGTTAGTGCGCTTCACTTTGCAGGGATGTGAGGAAATGCTTTCCTCAGAAACAGTTTTGCGGATGACGAACAGATGAACGTTGCTATAATAAGTGAGGAAACAACAACTCGACGGAAGCCATCGGGTCGCGCTAACCCGCCGACAGTAACTTTTATTCGGGCTGTGGAGGGGAAATCATCCGCCGTGCTGCTGTCACACGAGATATACATGTGCCTGGCCTCAAATGATCCCCTGATTTCTGGCCATCGAGGACATCACGCCCTCGAATAAGGTAAAGCGAAAGAATGTGCCATCTTTTTCTGCTATCACGCAGTTTCGGGATGGGCGTTTGATTTTGTCAAGTGAATTCTGCGAAATCCTCACGAACTATGTGCTGTTTTCGACCTGTCTGTCATTATTGATAAACTCTTCTTGAGTTTTTATGGGGGGGTCGAGGTTTTACTCAACAGACTGCAGCTGATCATGCTAAAGTTGTTTGTAAGTGCAGTGCGGTGAGTTTAAGCTCAAATCAGCGGCTAAGTTATGAACGCTGAACGGCCTTTACGAACAGATTCACAAACAAGCCCTGCGGGTCATCGGCCACGCCCCCTACAGTCTGCTGCTGCTCACGCACACAGCGTGACGTCTTGCGGAGGGGGCGAGGCTGCGTGTGAGGAGCGGGAAAAC comes from Chanodichthys erythropterus isolate Z2021 chromosome 22, ASM2448905v1, whole genome shotgun sequence and encodes:
- the cdkn2aipnl gene encoding CDKN2AIP N-terminal-like protein: MATTDVEDFIGQNRLLADFVEKFRGLSESDKQWKYRREFLFRNISNYEEEESRVDHLLAMSMVWANNVFLGCRYNPELLERVREMADGIDVEDAPVFKTRDELIQQQQQKR